ctagagGTTCCAAACAGGGTCTAAGCTAGGCTCGCTAATAGTTAGTCAGCTAACAAATTATTAGATAGATTGAGTCAATTAGTGAACTAATTGTTAGTTGTGAGTTAGCTAACAGTGAGATGGAGTATTAGCTAGAAGTGTTTGGAACCTCTACAACTAATTTTAGGAGATAACTATTAGGTTTCAAACAGGACCTAATAAACATGCGCAGCTCAGTGACATGTGCTAGACACTATTAAGTTGTATACACAAACCAGTTCAACCTAAAAACTTAAGCTGACAGTAAGAGGcggacaattcacttatattatattctaacACTCAAGAACTAGTAGCGAACaataattattttatttaattatgCCAAACAAGATTCGAACTCAAAATATCTGGCTTTGATATCATATTAAGTTGCATACATCAACCAGTTCAACCTAAAAGTTTAACCTGATAGGAAGAGACAgataattcacttatattatattctatCAGGCACAATAGAGAATCGGTATATATTACTAGTAGtagaataaataggatatattaTTACCACGACACGATTATCAGAGCAGCATGAATACACAGCAGCCAGCACAAATTACTGTTTGCGCAGGCCACATGATTACACACGTCCTCCTAGCAGAGTAGGCAGTCCCTGCTTAACTGGCTGCAGGCTAATTAGGTTACAATCAGCAtatgtctatatatatatatatatatatatatatatatatatatatatatatataactaggGTTTTCGGGGCGGGTAGACGATAGACGCATAAATATCTATCGGTAGTGATGATGCTAGCATATCCTGCTGCATGACAGAAGAGAGAGAGCATGCTTTATCTGATCTGGAAGTGGTTCCCGGCCGGGTCGCCGCGGCCGTTCTGGTCGGCGTGTTGGCGGAATCCATTATTGCCGCCGCCGGCGTGCGCGTCGGCCGAGCTCTTCCGGCGCCGCTCGTTGTGGCCGGCCAGACGCAGGCGGCAGCTGCGCTTGACGTCGTCGAACTCCGACAGCTCGTGGAACCTGCCGGAAACACACGTACGGGGGGTCGGTCAGACGGACCTGCTTAATTGTATCTGTTGTTGTTACGCGCGCTAGCTCTAATCAATCCAAGGGCCACGGATAGTAAAAAACCTCCTGTCACTCGTGAGCTAGCTACTAGCCATTACGAAACTAGTAGCCTTGTACATGCATATATATGTGTCCGTGTATTTGTCAGTGGCTCAACAGCACCAGGACAGCTTGAACAGCAGGGAGGGACCAACAAGAACTTGTCATGGCACACATTAATAAGACTGCACCAGCCTTTATTCGTCGTAGTACGTACCAAGGCTTGAAGGCTACTAGTAAAGCCGGATGCGCTGCTCTCATCATGCATGTGGTGCACATGCATGTAGCCGGGGATTGGAGAGTCCAGAAAAGTGGCGCGCGCAGCAAGATGCTGAAAAGCTAGCTATGCCTCAGGAATCAGGGCCGATCGAGGAGAACAAGATCGGCGGCAGTGAAAATGCCCAAATATATAGTTCACTGAAGCAGGCAGCCAAAATTAAACCATGAAAACCTAGTCCGTCCTCTTTTCTAATCGTCCTGCTACTCTTCTTCTTTTTAACTACACAAATACACAGTACACACATGGTTGGTTGTTTACTGGGTTTGGTTAATGGATGGTTACTGCTGGTACTACGGAACATCGTCCTGCTAGAACAGTAACATTTTTTGAGTGTGCGCCAGGGTGTGTGTGACGTACGGAGCATTGATCTTGCCTCGGTTAGCTAGGCTCACAGGAACAGGATTAGCTAGACCACTAGCGCGCGCCGCAGTGGATGCTGCAGTCACCAAAAGAGGAACTGTGTGCATGTATCCAGATTTTTCTCGGTGCAAATGTGGCGCGGGATTATATGTGGTGAGGAGCAAGCTAACATCCTGTGTCTAATAATGGTTCATACTATTGCTAACCTACTTAACTTCTTTTATAATTTTAGCGGAAACCGGCGAGCCGCTGCAACATCTTAATTATTACAGGCTCGTCATGCTATCCATGATCCAAGAAAAAAAAAATCCTATCCGATTTTGAAGATCCATGGACTTTAGGCACTGAtgattttcctctctctctctctctgaataATGTAAAAAAAATGGAACTAAGTTCAGTAGCGCGAGCTGAGCCTGAAAGTGGCTCGACGAGCTTCGGGCGGGCGCGGGGCTTACCGGCTGCATTGCTGGCAGAAGCGCTGGCGGAGGCCGGCGACGAGCACGACGGGGGCCTTGGAGTGCGCCTCGCACACCTTGTGCCTCCGGTTGTACGGCTTCTCCTCGGTCATCAGGTTCGCGTTGCACCGCTCCGCCTGGCACCtcggcccgccgccgccgcctgccgCAACGacagacgccgccgccgccgccgccgcgcccctcCTCACCGCGGCCGGGGAGGAGCTGGAGGCGCCGCCTCCCAACGCGGCCGCCACGCCCCTCCTCGGCGCCACGGGGGAGGAGCTGGAGGCGTCTCCCACGGCCGCCATCTTCGCAGGCACGCTGTACTCCTCAccgtgcggcggcggcggcggcggcgcgccgtCGGCGGGGCCCGAGCTGCTGTCGCCGGCCGCGGCGGCTGCGGCGAGCGCGGCCATGGACGCCGCTGCCGAGCTCGCGGCGCCCTTGGCGGACTTGCTCTTGCGGTCCATGGCGgcgccggcggcgagggaggaggCCGGCCTGGGCGATCGAGGTGCGGCCCGGGAGCTGGCGATGTGGAGCTGGAGCTCTGGTGCCGTGCCTCTCATGAGTGGAAGACGAACCAAGTAGGAGCGggtggaaaagggttgaaagggaTATAAAGCCGGGTGCCGTGTGTGTGTGGAGCGGAGGCAAGGCGCACATACATGTGGGCCCCGTACTACGGCGGGGACGCGTACTCACAATGTATGCATACACTTGTGCGTGTGCATGTACATGCCTTGATATACACACCGTACGCACATGCACGCATACATACGGTCTGTCATTCTGTCAAAGAAGCGAAAGTCAGTCAGGTGGACCTGGGATTATGGTACGGCAGTAGATGTACGGACTTTAGGGGGATCATGGGGAATGTAAGCACAGATAGAAAGCAAAGGCGAAAGGGCCTCTAACCTTTCGAGTAGCATTTTTAAGTCTCCAGTTTGATTACTATCTGAGACAAAAAAAATTTGGTTTGATTAAAAAATCCTCTTCATGTATTCCAAGCTCTGAGGTTATGATATCATGTGCGTCAGTTTGGGCAAACATGATGTTTAAAGTAAAAACACCTTTCCATGTACAAAAAAAAGTGGCCACAAACAGCATACTCTCAACGACAGTCTATACTTTATAATACTTATCCGTACTCTCGCATGTTCAAGTGTAGCTACGGAACGATTGCACAGATCAATTTCCTCTCAATTAAAAACTAGACATTAGCAACAACTAGTTTTGGTTAGTATAGCTATTTCTACCTTTTTCCATGGGTTCATTTGAGACCAAGGACGGATCCAGCCGTGGGCGACGGGGCTCGAGCCCCCTCTACCGCTTCGGATCTCATGAAACTCTATTACAGTCTCTCCTAATCTAAAATATATACAATAATCTAAAATATATACAGTATAATATAGAATGAGTTTTTATAGTGCGTCACTTTAGTTTAGTCCCTCCTAAACTTTTTTCTAGCTCCATCCCTAATTGAGACAATGCCTAAGATTGCTAAATACTAAGGGTGTTGTTTGGAACCAAAATGAGCGGCGTACGGTCCGgctctgaggccggacggtccgcacaatcGCAGAAcatattagggttccgagtttcttgctatgtttgttggcgagaatctcgggataagctcagaaattagtttgtaaagggtccagccccctcctctataaatagagaggtatacgaccgatttgtaatcatcaatcgaatcaataaaacTTCTATCTTGCATTTATTTCctatacaattaggagtagttctagcctagttctagtttagcctctcaatccccaaattctccgcctctcttcgactctacgtcgattagaggagtctaggttggtctacccgagcctagacaactcctaggatctctcctccccgacggggtccctccagggagcgagatccaggcgccgccgatcttccgtcgcccctgcgcacgcgcggaccgtccgaccgtcaggcaggaaaccctagcccctgcgccaagtcgtggaccgtccggccctgtgccacgGACCATccacgcctgaccagagagcaccgccacggttcttgttgagtgtttggtgctccaaaaaggcgtcaacatactttttggcaacTCTGTtggggacaacacatatagacctatcaaatcggccctcaatgaccggttcaaaggatagctctgaagtttccaccagcaatatcatcacacctacatgggagaccttgccggctgaagaacagctcctgttcgaggagcgccaggagctgctgatccaagaagcaaaagcaaagttcttggccaacttcaaagtggacaggaacaacaaggtcgtccgacatcgggcgatggATCCGGCTTCGTtccgacccacaccagatatccctaatgtaagtagcaccaacgaactccaatctcttaaagcttacatagacgaacagcgagaacagttgcaacgtatcgtaggggatatacaaaatgatcataaaaggctagtgcgtgcgcttgataagtctactatggcaaatcttccttcgcacgaggttgaattgagggaatacacacataattcatcggctacaggttgtcacgaccagtcacaacccctttatgggatgccgatggacatgtACCCTGGGCAACGATAGCCTCCCACGCACATCGACGATAAATTTACCGATCTGCGCATGtctggaccgtccgcacgtgagcgcggactgtCCGAGCCAGCGGCGGTCGATCCCATTTTTAGAAGCGAATTACCGAGACCTGCACCCAAGCCGTCACATGCCGTGCAAACCCTATATATCCCATTCGGACCGTCTGTGTATGGTGCCAGACAGTCCGAATACaatgtcggacggtccggccacatggccggacagtccgcgcatggagccggacggtccgcgtatttaATCGGACGGTCCGGCACAGAGTTTTTTAAAGAGGATGGATATCCAATTCCGTATCCATCCTAGCTAGACTCTCCATCTCACCATAGGACACACCAGCACCGTAATATAATCTGTCAAACCCGTGAGAGTAAGTACTTTCCGGTCCCTAGAAGGCTAGaaaggaatggccagtcctatgagcttcatagggcatgcattaacgtgccgcaaaacccaaaccaatggggaggaaaacaacataccaacatccaaacaaacTCACCCTTATTGGAtcaaagagccggtggtctcccaccggctgccatcgatatagtaaggGAGGAAATAGTTAGGGCGTTCCTAGATAAGCTCAGAGTTAGTATAATCCCCGGGGGCAGTCATATTGGAGACCTTATgatagctgaaagggaattaggcttacacctatttcctatactaattttggtggttgaattgcccaacacaaataattggactaactagtttgcccaagtttacaAGTTCTATAGGTACAAAAgttcaccataagccaataaaaagaccaagaaaaagggttcaaacaaaggagcaaagggacaaccgaaggcaccctggtcgagcacaccggactgtccggtgtgccaccggacagtgtccggtgcaccagggaagatcgacttcaaactcttcaccttcgggaattctcggagccggcgcgctataattcaccggactgtccgatgtacaccggacagtgtccggtgctccaagaggacgcggctctaaaCTCGCCAGTcttgggaattcgcaacggctgctccgctaaaattcaccggacatgtccggtgtacaccggactgtccggtgtaacagcgggacaacggctacttcaggcgccaacggctacctgcagcgcattaaatgcgcgccagcgcgcgcagaggtcaggcacgcccatgctggcgcaccggacaccctacagttgatgtccggtgcaccaccggacatcaaggcaggCCCAgaagttagagctccaacggtcggaaccctaacggcctggtgacgtggctgtcgcaccggacatgtccggtgtgcaccggactgtccggtgcaccatacgacagatagCCTcctccaaacggctagtttggtggttggggctataaatacccccaaccaccccacattcaagtcatccaagttttccacttctcaaccacttacaagagctaggcattcaattctagacacactcaagtgatcaaatcctctccaattccactcaaggctttagtgattagcgagagagatttgtcgtgttcttttgagctcttacgcttggattgcttctttctttctcacttgttcttgtgatcaaaactccattgtaaccgaggcaagagacaccaattgtgtggtggtccttgcggggaagttttgttcccggttttgatttgagaagagaagctcattcggtccgcgggatcgtttgagagagggtaagggttgaaagagacctggcctttgtggcctcctcaacggggagtaggtttgcaagaaccgaacctcggtaaaacaaatctgcgtgtcactcttcattcgtttgcgatttgttttgcgccctctctctcggactcattattatttctaacgctaacccgacttgtagttgtgattaattttgtaaatttcagtttcgccctattcacccccctctaggcgactttcaattggtatcggagcccggtgcttcattagagcctaaccgctcgaagtgatgtcgggagatcacaccaagagggagatggagaccggcgacaagcccactacgagtcacgagagcacttcatcggaagagtcccgcaccaagaggaaggagaagaagaagagctcctccaacaaagggaaggggaaggagaagaaatcctcttcccacaaatcgcatcggaaaggtgacaagcacaagaggatgaggaaagtggtctactacgagaccgacacttcatcaacatcgacctccgactccgatgcaccgtccgtcacttctaagcgccaagagcgcaagaagtatagtaagatccccctacgctacccctcAAAGCGTATTCCTTTactctctgttccattaggcaaaccaccggtttttgacggtgaagattataacatgtggagtgacaaaatgaggcatcatctaacctcactccacacaagcatatggaatgttgttgagtttggtgtacaggtaccatccgtaggggatgaagactacgattcggagtataacaaggtgcaagggttaaaaagtgcgaaggaaatttgggacgttctaaagaccgcgcacgaaggagatgaggtgacaaaaatcaccaagcgggagacgatcgagggggagctcggtcgcttcatgcttcaccaaggggaggatccacaagcgatgtacaaccgcttgaagaccttggtgaaccaagtgcgcaacctcgagagcgaaaaatgggatgaccatgagatggtcaacgttattcttagatccctcgtatttcttaaccctacacaagttcaattaattcgaggtgatcctagatataagctaatgtctcccgaggaggttataggaaaatttgtgagctttgagctaatgattaaaggctcaaagaaaatcatcgagcaaggcacctcctccacgcccgaggcacaacccgtcgcattcaaggcgacggaagaaaaggaggaggctactccaagtcgaacacccatcgacgcctccaagctcgacaacgaggagatgacgcttatcatcaagagctttcgccaaatcctcaagcaaaggagggggaaagactacaaaccccgctccaagaaagtatgctacaaatgtggtaagcccggtcactttattgctaaatgtccattatctagtgatagtgacaggggcgacgacaagaaggggagaagaaaggagaagaagagacactacaagaagaagggcggcggtgcccacgtgtgccgcgagtgggactccgacgagagctccaccgactccttctccgacgaggacgccgccaacatcgccgtcaccaagggtcttctcttctccaacgtcggccacaagtgcctcatggccaaggacggcaaaaggaagaaggttaaatccaaatcctccactaaatatgagtcctctagtgatgataatgctagtgatgaggaagataatttgcgtaccctttttgccgacctaaacatgcaacaaaaggaaaaattaaataaattgattagtgctattcatgagaaggatgatctcttggactcccaagaggacttcctaatcaaggagaacaaaaagcatgttaaggttaaaaaatgcttatgctctacaagttgaaaaatgtgaaaaattgtctagtgagctaagcacttgccatgagaccattgataaccttagaaatgaaaatgctagattaattgctaaagttgattctcatgcttgtgatgtttcaattcccaatcttagaaatgataatgatgatttgcttgctaagattgaagaattaaacacctctcttgctagccttaggattgaaaatgaaaaattaattgctaaggctaaagattttgatgattgcaatgttacaatttccaatcttagagataacaatgatattttgcgtgctaagattgttgaacttaattcttgcaaactgtctacatctaccattgagcatgtcactatttgtactagatgtagagatgttgatgttgatgctattcatgatcacatggctttaattaaacaacaaaatgatcatatagcaagattagatgctaaaattgccgagcataacttagaaaatgaaaagtttaaatttgctagaagtatgctctataatgggagacgccctggcatcaaggatggcattggcttccaaaggggagacaatgtcaaacttaatgccctcctaaaaatttgtctaactttgttaagggcaaagctcccatgcctcaggataacgagggttacattttgtaccctgccggttatcccgagagcaaaattaggagaattcattctaggaagtctcactctggccctaaccatgcttttatgtataagggtgagacatctagctctaggcaaccaacccgtgctaagttgcctagaaagaaaactcctagtgcatcaaatgatcatggcatttcatttaagacttttgatgcatcttatgtgcttactgttggggaccttcggcttacgaaggtcctcaaaaacaggatttaacagtatttccggagtataatgtgtgaacaggtatcttcggactcgagtcggtatcacagtaggagaagcccaaaataatacgaaggttgatacagcgccgaagatgtgagcgggaaagcttcggcgtggtagcagaaaatgaaaccgacttaaagatgaaaaggctattcagacctcggtggattactatagaattattatcaaatgtaaagggcatgaatgtaattttgtatgggctgtgtcccgtgcctataaataggtgaacagtacccccgtactattgacgcggatttggcatttgcttttgcgtcacacctgtattttcatcccctttcaagctgaaggtacatttgtaattcaatgtcatttctgtttcttcataataataatgcaaaaataagttgataataatatatatatatatatattgtctaTATTATCCTTCATactccttatgattcattcttcgtcattgtaTGTTGTgtgtatgaaggtacgcccttcataaccttcgtctgaaaatcattatatcctaagagaaataatgcttcgaaggacgaaggacttaaccgattaacattttctgtgttgtcttgttcttaactcatagcatttgagaacaagtccccaacattggcgcccacctccggtgaactcacttccactctttgagtttttgaacaccttcggcgatcataaaccttcgctatggcgccgaagaaagcttcagcaactggggctgcagctctgcaaccgctggaccataatcaggagacagtctcccttcgggaggcccgaagccagaaaaggaaggctgttagcccgacaccgccagaggatgagatagatcaagaaatcagagacatggagatgcttcatcaacaggtgcagaggaagaaggaaaagatggccaggctagctgaactgcaaaggcagatagacgaagcctctgaagaagttcgtcatcttactcaggatgagcaacaccgaaggcctcagcaccaagaccttcatcaggagggtttcctcaacgaagatgactggtatgacaatttccatcatgggaattttatttttgatgatgcttctcctctgtccactgagctgcaggctacacgttggcctccgtcctacaagccgcctcagcttcccatattcgatggccactcagacccgaagcagtttttgatgagctacgaagcaacagtatcttcgtatggtggcaatgctgcagtcatggccaaatcttttgttatggctgtcaggagtgttgctcaaacctggtattcttccctacgaccaggaacgatcacttcatggcaaaagctgaaggatttgttgttaaccagctttcaaggatttcagacgaagccggtcactgctcaagctctattccagtgcacccaggatcacgaagaataccttcaggcgtacgtccggaggtttttgcgtttgagggcacaggcaccaacagtgcccaacgaaattgtcattgaggccatgatcaaggggcttcggccaggaccttcagctcagtactttgctaggaagcctcctcaaactttggagaagctgctccaaaagatggacgagtatattcgagccgataatgattttcgtcaaagaagggaggaggctttcaggttttctgaaatgaccaggggcttcggagggaggttctatccgaggcacgttagatcaattcacaactctactcaaaatgatgatagggggagccagcagcaaaggccacagtgctcctcacaggcttcggggcaacagcaaggctccttccgaccaccagctccgagaggcagaggcgccaggggcttcggcggaagatttggtgatcaaccaagaagaattttttgcttgttctgtggtgaaaacaaaggccataccaccaggatgtgccatgttgccatccagaagcaaaaggaaatagtcgaagctgcagcacaacaggctcagccgaagcaggtcatgcacactgcttcgtatcattcgccttacatcccagaatatgtaggcaaccaccctgcagtttctgttgcttcggcgagtcaacctcaagcttcctggcaacagcctccgcctccaccaccgctgcaacaaggccagcagccagaagggagccaatatgctccacaccaaagggacttcagagaacagtccgaagctcgcacagtcaacagcactgtgccagagtcaaagcacatctattgacaaatatcctaccttgatagcagtccttttcattcagttttattttctgtgtaataaaggacattatttagatttcatgtaatagtttcgttgtttgccacaaggaaaatatattttctccacaggcttaagttgttgaagcttaaagatttgcgttaacaaggaggaccttcgaattatcaaaaattcttcgaagcaacaaaaagtcgttctaaggaacgcagagtaagtttgctgaagtcacaaaaagccgttccaaagggagcgcagtgtaagttttttgctccaaagtcgttccaaagggaatgcagagcttacagcgaaaagtcaacgctgataccgcctaagtaaaaggcgaagcgcgaaaagtcaacgcgaataccgctgaaagtaaaaggcgaagaagctcctaagggaggcttacatcgaaaaataaacgccgattccgctgaagtaaaaggcgaagaagctcctaagggaggcttatagcaaaaagtcaatACTAATTCAAAAAGACTATGTGAtttatcgcagggatgtgtgtgtaccttcggaataaacaccattttacatagcataacatcatcgcatcatttcgcatagcataagcatcatacatcatgctacatatggcacaagagggggacacaatatcgatcctcagaagaatgttttgaaaaaagggaaaatcatgctaagtcgcaaggagatacactattgatcttcggaagtgtagcttcggaaaatatcttcacgaagcttggatattattcatcagaacactacggatattgttgtgacaaataaaaattcttcttcacgaagcatgaaaagaagggaaggtgttttttcgtcaaagactcaaaaacggtacgtatgtaaaatttcatgcatcgtaaagaattgaacaataaaagcaggtatattatattcagggttacaagatgttacacatgttacattttagcagtttttacaatagtacttaatcttctctcagaacaacttccgcagcctcgttcaggagccgattaacaacttcatccatgatagcttcagccatctttttaatttcgtcgtctcctttcgggtgagggcccggagacgctttagtaggatctgaaggaggacagggtacggctacattgctattacaaattgcgaacgaagtttaaaacaaaaaattattacaacacaataaaaaccattagttaatacctatttgtccttcgggctctgcgcttttttcagcagcctcagctacttttctagcatcgtgaatgcccttttcgcttttttggataatttctcgggccatttctcggccaccattatcccagacatcggtgaaaaattttccaccaaccatgctagcttcggctgaaggatctcttgcatcttcgaaggacaaggtgtcTTCGgagtgcgctaaaatctttacatgctcacagccctttttctccaaaatggtggcaattcccctggcacccgagaaagcacatatgtctccgcgactatttaaaatttcctcgaaggcctcagcttcgtgattaatccattcgatgggaccttcggggttgcctcttgtaaagttttcttcgctcgagaatgcgccgacgctggcgaagctagctttcaacttcttaacacactccatagatttgttatagcatcttttcttggacgaacgaagctcttcaacagttccct
This portion of the Zea mays cultivar B73 chromosome 2, Zm-B73-REFERENCE-NAM-5.0, whole genome shotgun sequence genome encodes:
- the LOC107436005 gene encoding uncharacterized protein LOC107436005, which produces MRGTAPELQLHIASSRAAPRSPRPASSLAAGAAMDRKSKSAKGAASSAAASMAALAAAAAAGDSSSGPADGAPPPPPPHGEEYSVPAKMAAVGDASSSSPVAPRRGVAAALGGGASSSSPAAVRRGAAAAAAASVVAAGGGGGPRCQAERCNANLMTEEKPYNRRHKVCEAHSKAPVVLVAGLRQRFCQQCSRFHELSEFDDVKRSCRLRLAGHNERRRKSSADAHAGGGNNGFRQHADQNGRGDPAGNHFQIR